The Candidatus Woesearchaeota archaeon nucleotide sequence CGCTAATCTTAACAATTCCTTCCTTTCCCACATTTGCAGACATTATGAATTCGCCGTTTATGAGAATTCTGACCTCTTTTCGGGAATACTCTGGAGGGACTGCAAAAACCGCGCCCTTTTTCACAATCTTTGCGTTGAACCTTATTGAATTTGAAGGGGTTTTCCCTTCCTCAATTTTCTCTTCATTGGAATTTTCCTCAATTGGCTTTATGTCCAGCCCTATCCCAAGCTTTTCCTCAATCTTTCTTATATTTTCCCCTTCCTTTCCGATAATCTTGCCTATTAATCCTTCGGGAACATGAACAACTGCCTTGTGCTCAGACTCAAATGACACTTTTACCTTGTCTGAATATCCCTGGAAGAATTCCTCTATCTTCTGCCCGGCAAGGTTCCTTGCAGGGCTCATCTCTGACATTTCGGGAGTAACAGGAACAACGACAGTTTCCTCGCCGTAGGAATAAAGCTCGTATTCAACCTTCTTGGTTTCAAAATCAGCAACAACTACAATCGGCCTTGCAAGGTCAGCCTCAGTCATTCCTGATGGAACCTTTACAACCATCCTTAGACTCAGCACCTTTTCCACTGCTCCGTTTTTTATGAAAATCACAGTGTCAATTATCTGGGGTATCACTCCAAGTTCAATCCTTCCTACAAACCTCTGGATTGCATCAATCGGGTTTGTTGCGTGCACAACACCTGCAAGCCCTATGCCTGAAAGCCTTAAGTCTGCAAAAAGCCTGAAATCATCTGTGTTTCTCATCTCGTCAAATATCGTGTAGTCAGGCCTTGAGAGAAGAAGAATATCATGGATTTCCTGTGGGGTTCCGTTGCTCATTGAATACTGAGTTATCTCCTCTGGAAGCACTAAGTCTCTTGGCGCTTCGATTGTCTTGACTATCTTCTGCTTTGAGGAATAGAACTCAGCAAGCGCCTGGGCAAATGTGCTCTTTCCCATTCCAGGAGAGCCGGCAATTAATATTCCCTCTGCATGCTCAGATATCCTCTGCCTTAAATTGTCTGACATTTGGTATTCTGAAAGCGAGAGCTTTTTTATTGGTTTTACCGCTGTTATTTCCCATCCGTCTGAAAAAGGCGGCCTTGTTATCACAATCCTGTATTCTCCAAGCTGGACTATTGTTGAACCTGGCCTGTCTATCTCAATGAACCCAGCCCTGCTGAATCCCGCCTGTTCAATTATCTCGGTTGAAATCTCCTGGATTTTTTCCCTTGTAAGCTGCTTGTCTGAAAGGACTACAAACTTCCAGTTTCCGGGCATTCCCTTTTTTGCAACTGGAAAGACATTCTCCCTCAAATGCACGCTCATGGTCTCCGGATCAAAGAAGGACTTCAATTGAATCTTACTTGGGAAAAGCGACTTCGGCTCAACAAGGATAAGATTTACTCCCCTTGCCTTTGCAACCCTCGCCTGAATCTTATTTGAAGTAATTAAAGCTGAATCCTCATTATAGCAAAGCTCCATTATCATTGAATCAATATCAGCAACTGAAGCTCGCTCAAGCTCTCCCGGAGAGGGCTTTCTTCCCAAGAATTCTATTGAAAAGCCCTTTGATTTTGAAAGCTCCCTTATTCTCATTAGTTCATCAAGCCCCATGAATCCCAAGGACTTTTCCTCAGAAGCCATGTGCTCAAGCTCTGCAACTGCCGCCTCGTG carries:
- a CDS encoding PINc/VapC family ATPase, which encodes MKKEKSEAKISQNNSNPQENKFIEKIVPDFSAIVEGALSRKIEGGEILPNKILLHEAAVAELEHMASEEKSLGFMGLDELMRIRELSKSKGFSIEFLGRKPSPGELERASVADIDSMIMELCYNEDSALITSNKIQARVAKARGVNLILVEPKSLFPSKIQLKSFFDPETMSVHLRENVFPVAKKGMPGNWKFVVLSDKQLTREKIQEISTEIIEQAGFSRAGFIEIDRPGSTIVQLGEYRIVITRPPFSDGWEITAVKPIKKLSLSEYQMSDNLRQRISEHAEGILIAGSPGMGKSTFAQALAEFYSSKQKIVKTIEAPRDLVLPEEITQYSMSNGTPQEIHDILLLSRPDYTIFDEMRNTDDFRLFADLRLSGIGLAGVVHATNPIDAIQRFVGRIELGVIPQIIDTVIFIKNGAVEKVLSLRMVVKVPSGMTEADLARPIVVVADFETKKVEYELYSYGEETVVVPVTPEMSEMSPARNLAGQKIEEFFQGYSDKVKVSFESEHKAVVHVPEGLIGKIIGKEGENIRKIEEKLGIGLDIKPIEENSNEEKIEEGKTPSNSIRFNAKIVKKGAVFAVPPEYSRKEVRILINGEFIMSANVGKEGIVKISGKHKIGRIIIDAINAGDKVSITR